A genome region from Pontibacillus halophilus JSM 076056 = DSM 19796 includes the following:
- the ytxJ gene encoding bacillithiol system redox-active protein YtxJ yields MSAETIATYEEFRKVLEENEEFYVLKHSVTCPISAQAKTKYMDFAEESNRPTYIVEIQHARPLSDKIAEVFGVKHESPQALFIKNEEVKWNTSHMRITKDALKEAAEQ; encoded by the coding sequence GTGAGCGCAGAAACGATTGCTACATATGAGGAGTTCCGTAAGGTGTTAGAAGAGAATGAGGAGTTCTATGTGCTTAAGCACAGCGTCACCTGTCCCATTAGTGCACAGGCAAAGACGAAGTACATGGACTTTGCTGAGGAAAGTAATCGACCAACTTATATCGTCGAAATCCAACATGCTCGACCTCTCTCAGATAAGATTGCTGAAGTTTTCGGTGTGAAGCATGAATCTCCTCAGGCCCTTTTCATTAAGAATGAAGAAGTGAAGTGGAATACGTCTCACATGAGAATTACAAAGGATGCTCTGAAAGAAGCGGCAGAACAGTAA
- a CDS encoding YtxH domain-containing protein: MSNQQDQNQNQNINSKDFLIGTLIGGIVGAFSALLLAPKSGKELRGDLNQSASYVKERAGEWKDVAYDTSSDWKNRAVEGSSQFGKTIQEKSQELSDKVKETTQTWQNRNNTERQAEQAAKEVAEAIEEASKELERQQSDDAKEVETASRA; this comes from the coding sequence ATGAGTAACCAACAAGATCAAAATCAAAATCAAAACATTAACAGTAAAGACTTTCTAATCGGAACACTAATTGGTGGAATTGTAGGTGCCTTTTCCGCACTCTTACTTGCGCCTAAATCCGGTAAAGAGCTACGTGGCGACTTAAACCAAAGCGCTAGCTATGTGAAGGAGCGCGCAGGAGAATGGAAAGATGTAGCTTATGACACAAGTTCAGACTGGAAGAATCGTGCGGTTGAAGGTTCTTCACAATTTGGGAAGACCATTCAAGAGAAATCTCAAGAATTATCGGATAAAGTTAAAGAAACCACTCAAACGTGGCAGAACCGTAACAATACAGAGCGTCAGGCTGAACAAGCTGCAAAGGAAGTAGCTGAAGCCATTGAAGAAGCTTCAAAAGAGCTTGAGCGTCAACAGTCCGATGATGCGAAAGAAGTAGAAACAGCCTCTCGTGCGTAA
- a CDS encoding DUF948 domain-containing protein — protein sequence MIIILYIAALIFAIAFAVLVVYLSKTLSSAQRTLNNVASTLEGLEKQMEGITVETTALLNKTNHLAEDISDKSQRLNTLVDGVKGIGESIQDFNASIQSISSNVSTVAEKNSEQAAQAVKWGQIGMDLYKKFKREKKTEA from the coding sequence ATGATAATCATCCTGTACATCGCAGCACTCATTTTTGCCATTGCATTTGCCGTGCTTGTGGTTTACTTGTCTAAAACACTTTCTTCCGCACAACGGACGTTAAACAACGTAGCCTCAACGCTTGAAGGACTAGAGAAGCAGATGGAAGGCATTACGGTAGAAACGACCGCTCTGTTGAATAAGACAAATCATTTAGCGGAAGACATTAGCGACAAATCTCAGCGGTTAAACACGCTCGTCGATGGCGTGAAGGGCATTGGGGAATCCATTCAAGATTTCAATGCGTCCATCCAATCCATATCTTCAAATGTTTCAACAGTAGCAGAGAAGAACTCTGAGCAAGCTGCTCAAGCTGTTAAGTGGGGACAAATTGGAATGGATCTTTACAAGAAGTTTAAGAGAGAAAAGAAAACCGAAGCATAA